One Luteibacter sp. 9135 DNA segment encodes these proteins:
- the dprA gene encoding DNA-processing protein DprA — protein sequence MTDTDDLRAWLILLRTPGVSARQLREGLQARGSAPALLAWLLRHTEALDAESQAWLERPDETALAGDLAWVNGGHDQRLLRCTEEDFPPQLEAIPDPPAALFVKGDATLLLRPQVAIVGARKAQAPGLANARRFAAALAEGGLVVTSGMADGIDGAAHEAALDAGQPTIAVIGTGPDRVYPPKHHALARRIAAQGAIVSEYSPGTNGVAYHFPQRNRIIAGLSLGVVVVEAGLRSGSLITARVAGEQGRDVFALPGSIHNPLAEGCHALIADGARLVQRPDDVLAALAPAAMELGALLRERLTADQAAPATARSRRAPFDWRADEEYRRLLDVMGYDPASLDALVGTTGLAAGPLSSMLLILELEGEVACLPGNRYQRVM from the coding sequence ATGACCGACACCGACGACCTCCGCGCCTGGCTGATCCTCCTGCGCACGCCCGGCGTCAGCGCCCGACAGCTGCGCGAGGGCCTGCAGGCCCGCGGCAGCGCCCCCGCGCTGCTCGCCTGGCTGCTGCGACACACCGAAGCGCTCGACGCGGAAAGCCAGGCCTGGCTGGAGCGGCCTGACGAAACCGCCCTGGCCGGCGACCTCGCCTGGGTGAACGGCGGCCACGACCAGCGCCTGCTGCGGTGCACGGAGGAAGACTTCCCCCCACAGCTGGAAGCCATCCCTGACCCGCCGGCCGCGCTGTTCGTCAAGGGCGATGCCACCTTGCTGCTGCGTCCGCAGGTCGCCATCGTGGGCGCGCGAAAGGCCCAGGCACCCGGCCTGGCCAATGCCCGCCGGTTCGCCGCCGCCCTGGCCGAAGGGGGCCTGGTGGTCACCAGCGGCATGGCCGACGGCATCGATGGCGCCGCCCACGAGGCCGCCCTGGATGCCGGCCAGCCGACCATCGCCGTCATCGGCACCGGCCCGGACCGGGTCTATCCGCCCAAGCACCACGCCCTGGCCCGGCGCATCGCGGCCCAGGGGGCCATCGTCAGCGAGTATTCGCCGGGCACCAATGGCGTGGCCTACCACTTTCCCCAACGCAATCGCATCATCGCCGGGCTCAGCCTGGGTGTGGTGGTGGTCGAGGCCGGGCTGCGCTCGGGCTCGCTGATCACCGCCCGGGTCGCCGGCGAGCAGGGCAGGGACGTCTTCGCCCTGCCCGGTTCCATCCACAACCCGCTGGCCGAGGGCTGTCACGCGCTGATCGCCGACGGCGCCCGGTTGGTCCAGCGGCCGGACGACGTGCTGGCCGCGCTGGCGCCGGCCGCCATGGAACTGGGCGCCCTGCTGCGCGAGCGGCTGACCGCCGACCAGGCCGCACCGGCCACCGCCCGGTCCAGGCGCGCTCCGTTCGACTGGCGGGCCGATGAGGAATATCGCCGCCTGCTGGACGTCATGGGGTACGATCCCGCTTCTCTAGACGCCCTGGTGGGCACGACGGGGCTCGCCGCCGGGCCGCTGTCGTCCATGCTGCTGATTCTCGAACTGGAAGGCGAGGTCGCCTGCCTCCCTGGAAACCGTTATCAGCGCGTGATGTAA
- a CDS encoding DNA topoisomerase I translates to MAKNLLIVESPAKAKTINKYLGTDFQVLASYGHVRDLRPKEGAVDPEHGFAMAYEVIERNEKHVDAIAKAAKAASSIYLATDLDREGEAISWHISEILRERGLLEGKDVQRVVFSEITPKAIKEAVANPRKLSHDLVDAQQARRALDYLVGFNLSPVLWRKVQRGLSAGRVQSPALRMIVERELEIEAFRAREYWTIQANLTHKDGAFDARLVRLDGKKFEQFDLTNEADAMSARTALEQAAAGNFTVGEVTSKERKRRPAPPFTTSTLQQEAARKLGFSTSRTMRIAQGLYEGVGLGSEGNVGLITYMRTDSVALSNDATTELRELIANEYGRNALPDAVQAYKSKSKNAQEAHEAIRPTSAMRTPRSVGSFLNDDQRKLYELIWKRTVACQMVHATLNTVSVEFPVADSAFRATGTTVIDPGFLAVYEEGKDQKGDEDDDQRRLPRLTQGEVVPVAAIAADQHFTEPPPRFSEASLVKTLEEYGIGRPSTYASIIQVLLSREYVLLESRRFKPTDVGRAVSQFLSGHFAQYVDYDFTARLEDELDAVSRGEEAWVPLLERFWQPFKTLVDDKTESVDRNEATGARELGDDPKSGKPVSVRLGRYGAYAQIGSKDDEAKPTYASLRPGQSMHTITLPEAMELFKLPRNLGQSEAGDDVTVGVGRFGPFVKQGSMYASLKPEDDPYTIELPRALQLVQEKLEAIANRIILDFGDGVQVLNGRYGPYITDGEKNARIPKDKEPKSLTEAECRELLAAAPIKKPRGGRAAKKTATKKAAAKKATTKKAAGDAPAKKTAVKKAAAKKSGAKKSTAKKTAAKKTAAKKASATKKTAAKKAAGTAASKTASPAAD, encoded by the coding sequence ATGGCAAAGAACCTGCTCATCGTCGAGTCGCCCGCCAAGGCCAAGACGATCAACAAGTACCTCGGCACGGATTTCCAGGTGCTGGCGTCGTACGGCCACGTGCGCGATCTTCGGCCCAAGGAGGGCGCGGTCGATCCCGAGCACGGCTTCGCCATGGCCTACGAGGTGATCGAACGCAACGAGAAACACGTCGATGCCATCGCCAAGGCGGCCAAGGCCGCCAGCAGCATCTACCTCGCGACCGACTTGGATCGCGAAGGCGAGGCCATCTCCTGGCACATCAGCGAGATCCTGCGGGAACGCGGCCTGCTCGAGGGCAAGGACGTGCAACGGGTGGTGTTCAGCGAGATCACACCCAAGGCCATCAAGGAAGCCGTGGCCAACCCGCGCAAGCTCTCGCACGACCTGGTCGATGCCCAGCAGGCGCGCCGCGCGCTGGATTACCTGGTCGGCTTCAACCTGTCGCCGGTGCTCTGGCGCAAGGTGCAGCGGGGCCTGTCGGCAGGTCGCGTGCAGTCGCCCGCGCTGCGCATGATCGTCGAGCGCGAACTGGAAATCGAAGCCTTCCGGGCGCGGGAGTACTGGACCATCCAGGCCAACCTCACGCACAAGGACGGCGCCTTCGACGCCCGCCTGGTTCGCCTGGACGGCAAGAAGTTCGAGCAGTTCGACCTCACCAACGAGGCCGACGCGATGTCGGCGCGCACGGCGCTGGAACAGGCCGCGGCCGGCAATTTCACTGTCGGTGAGGTCACCAGCAAGGAGCGCAAGCGTCGCCCGGCGCCGCCGTTCACCACCTCCACGCTGCAGCAGGAGGCCGCGCGCAAGCTCGGTTTTTCCACCAGCCGCACCATGCGTATCGCGCAGGGCCTCTACGAAGGCGTCGGCCTGGGCAGCGAGGGCAACGTCGGCCTGATCACCTATATGCGTACCGACTCCGTGGCCCTGTCCAACGACGCCACGACCGAACTGCGCGAGCTGATCGCCAACGAATACGGCAGGAACGCCTTGCCCGACGCGGTGCAGGCCTACAAGTCCAAGTCGAAGAACGCGCAGGAAGCGCACGAGGCCATCCGCCCCACCTCCGCCATGCGCACGCCGCGCAGCGTCGGCTCGTTCCTCAACGACGACCAGCGCAAGCTCTACGAACTCATCTGGAAACGCACGGTCGCCTGCCAGATGGTCCACGCCACGCTCAACACCGTCTCGGTGGAGTTCCCCGTGGCCGACTCCGCATTCCGTGCCACCGGCACCACGGTGATCGACCCGGGCTTCCTCGCCGTGTACGAGGAAGGCAAGGACCAGAAGGGCGATGAAGACGACGACCAGCGCCGCCTGCCGCGCCTGACCCAGGGCGAGGTCGTGCCGGTCGCCGCCATCGCGGCCGACCAGCACTTCACCGAGCCGCCGCCGCGCTTCTCCGAAGCCAGCCTGGTCAAGACGCTCGAGGAATACGGCATCGGCCGTCCGTCCACCTACGCCAGCATCATCCAGGTGCTGCTCAGCCGCGAATACGTGCTGCTGGAAAGCCGCCGGTTCAAGCCGACCGATGTGGGTCGCGCCGTCAGTCAGTTCCTTTCCGGCCACTTCGCCCAATACGTCGATTACGACTTCACCGCCCGGCTCGAAGACGAGCTGGACGCGGTCAGCCGTGGCGAAGAAGCCTGGGTGCCGCTCCTGGAGCGGTTCTGGCAGCCGTTCAAGACGCTGGTGGACGACAAGACCGAATCGGTCGACCGCAACGAGGCCACGGGCGCGCGCGAACTCGGCGACGATCCGAAATCCGGCAAGCCGGTGTCGGTGCGCCTGGGCCGCTACGGCGCGTACGCGCAGATCGGCAGCAAGGACGACGAGGCCAAGCCCACCTACGCCAGCCTGCGTCCCGGCCAGAGCATGCACACCATCACGCTGCCGGAGGCGATGGAACTGTTCAAGCTGCCGCGCAACCTGGGTCAGTCGGAAGCGGGCGACGATGTCACCGTGGGCGTGGGCCGTTTCGGTCCCTTCGTGAAGCAGGGCAGCATGTATGCCTCGCTCAAGCCGGAAGACGACCCTTACACCATCGAGCTGCCGCGCGCCCTGCAGCTGGTGCAGGAGAAGCTCGAGGCCATCGCCAACCGCATCATCCTGGACTTCGGCGACGGCGTGCAGGTGCTGAACGGTCGCTACGGTCCGTACATTACCGACGGCGAAAAGAACGCGCGCATCCCCAAGGACAAGGAGCCGAAGTCGCTGACCGAAGCCGAATGCCGTGAACTGCTGGCGGCCGCGCCGATCAAGAAGCCGCGCGGCGGCCGTGCGGCGAAGAAAACCGCGACGAAGAAGGCCGCTGCAAAGAAGGCGACCACGAAGAAGGCCGCGGGCGACGCGCCGGCGAAAAAAACGGCCGTAAAGAAAGCGGCGGCGAAAAAGTCCGGCGCGAAGAAATCCACGGCGAAGAAAACCGCAGCAAAGAAGACAGCTGCGAAGAAAGCGTCCGCGACGAAGAAAACGGCAGCGAAGAAGGCCGCCGGCACGGCGGCGTCCAAGACGGCGTCGCCCGCCGCGGACTGA
- the rsmB gene encoding 16S rRNA (cytosine(967)-C(5))-methyltransferase RsmB, which yields MSQAISVRALAAESLAGIALSGHSLREVADRALPRLADPRDRALLTALLHEGARWWPRFDAALDRLLAKPIRRNEPAVHALLVTALVQLEVLQMPGYAAVAATVEAVRELRRPRLAGMANAVLRRWLREREALLAELDATPATRHAHPAWLASALAHDWPGRADEIMAAANHEPPLMLRVNRRRTDRDALATTLREAGQDIQPHDWLADGLVLPHSTDVTRLPGFAAGHFAVQDGAAQVPADLLDLADGQRVLDACAAPGGKACHALERADVTLLAVESESRRAPRIRQNLDRLGLAAEVVVGDAGDTAAWWDGRPFDRVMIDAPCSATGVIRRRPDVRLHRRAADIPALVAQQRRILAACWDTLATGGTLLYVTCSLLRAENEGVVGAFLGERTDATVVPFTLPVGQAAAIGWQILPGDGDLDGMYYALLRKTG from the coding sequence GTGAGCCAGGCCATTTCGGTTCGCGCCCTGGCCGCCGAGTCGCTGGCCGGCATCGCCCTTTCCGGGCATTCGCTGCGCGAGGTGGCGGACCGCGCGCTGCCACGGCTGGCCGACCCGCGCGATCGCGCTCTGCTCACCGCGTTGCTGCATGAGGGCGCGCGCTGGTGGCCGCGCTTCGATGCGGCGCTGGATCGCCTGCTGGCAAAACCGATCCGGCGAAACGAGCCGGCCGTCCACGCGCTGCTGGTCACCGCGCTGGTGCAGCTCGAGGTATTGCAGATGCCGGGCTACGCGGCCGTGGCCGCCACCGTGGAAGCCGTACGCGAGTTGCGCCGCCCACGCCTGGCGGGCATGGCCAACGCCGTGCTGCGGCGCTGGCTGCGCGAGCGCGAGGCCCTGCTGGCCGAGCTGGATGCCACGCCGGCCACGCGCCACGCCCATCCTGCCTGGCTGGCCTCGGCCCTGGCGCACGACTGGCCCGGACGCGCCGACGAGATCATGGCCGCCGCCAACCACGAGCCGCCCCTGATGCTGCGCGTGAACCGCCGGCGTACCGACCGCGACGCCCTGGCGACCACGCTGCGCGAGGCCGGGCAGGATATCCAGCCGCATGACTGGCTGGCCGATGGCTTGGTGCTGCCGCACAGCACCGACGTGACCCGCCTGCCCGGCTTTGCCGCGGGCCATTTCGCCGTGCAGGACGGGGCCGCGCAGGTGCCGGCCGACCTGCTCGACCTGGCGGACGGCCAGCGCGTCCTCGACGCCTGCGCCGCACCCGGCGGCAAGGCCTGCCATGCGCTGGAGCGGGCGGACGTCACCCTGCTGGCCGTGGAATCCGAAAGCCGCCGGGCACCGCGCATCCGGCAGAACCTCGACCGGCTCGGCCTGGCCGCCGAGGTAGTGGTGGGCGATGCCGGCGATACCGCCGCGTGGTGGGACGGCCGTCCGTTCGATCGCGTGATGATCGACGCCCCGTGCTCGGCCACCGGCGTGATCCGCCGCCGGCCCGATGTGCGGCTGCATCGTCGCGCCGCGGACATCCCCGCGCTGGTGGCGCAGCAGCGGCGCATCCTGGCCGCCTGCTGGGACACGCTCGCCACGGGTGGCACCCTGCTCTACGTCACGTGCTCGCTGCTGCGCGCCGAGAACGAGGGCGTGGTCGGCGCGTTCCTCGGCGAGCGCACCGACGCCACCGTGGTGCCGTTCACCCTCCCGGTGGGCCAGGCCGCCGCCATCGGCTGGCAGATCCTGCCGGGCGATGGCGACCTGGACGGCATGTATTACGCGCTGTTGCGCAAGACCGGCTGA
- a CDS encoding L-threonylcarbamoyladenylate synthase, producing the protein MRRIALADVALAAARLREGGVLAYPTEAVFGLGCDPHDRVAFERIFALKGRPSSLGVLLIAADFDQVCPYIDVRTVPAQVLEDVRQSWPGPHTWVFPRSGDVPDWVAGGHAGIALRVTAHAPSAALCRAFGRPLVSTSANPHGQPPARDLATLEHYFGDRLDDALDAPLGDQSRPTTIRDALTGAIIRA; encoded by the coding sequence ATGCGACGCATCGCTCTCGCCGATGTCGCCCTGGCCGCTGCCCGGCTTCGCGAGGGCGGCGTGCTCGCCTACCCGACCGAGGCCGTGTTTGGCCTGGGTTGCGACCCGCACGACCGCGTGGCCTTCGAGCGGATCTTCGCGCTCAAAGGGCGCCCCTCGTCGCTGGGCGTGCTGCTCATCGCTGCGGATTTCGATCAGGTTTGCCCCTACATCGACGTCAGAACCGTGCCGGCGCAGGTCCTCGAGGATGTGCGTCAGTCGTGGCCCGGGCCGCACACCTGGGTGTTCCCGCGCAGTGGTGACGTGCCCGACTGGGTCGCCGGTGGCCATGCCGGCATCGCGTTGCGCGTGACCGCGCATGCGCCCTCCGCCGCGCTGTGCCGGGCGTTCGGTCGGCCGCTGGTATCCACCAGCGCCAATCCGCACGGCCAGCCGCCTGCGCGCGACCTCGCCACGCTGGAACACTACTTCGGCGACCGCCTGGACGACGCCCTGGACGCCCCGCTGGGCGACCAGTCGCGTCCCACCACCATCCGCGACGCCTTGACCGGCGCTATCATCCGCGCCTGA
- the def gene encoding peptide deformylase yields the protein MSILTILEFPDPRLRTVAAPVTVFDAELKQFVADMYETMYSANGVGLAATQVNVHQRLLVADMSDDRNEPMVLINPEIVEKDGQQVYQEGCLSFPGIYADVTRALHVKVRAQDADGNPVLVDVEGPLAVCIQHEMDHLAGKVFVDHLSPLKRGMLLKRMEKQRKASA from the coding sequence GTGTCGATCCTCACCATCCTCGAGTTCCCGGACCCGCGCCTGCGCACCGTCGCGGCCCCGGTCACCGTGTTCGATGCCGAACTGAAGCAGTTCGTGGCCGACATGTACGAGACCATGTATTCCGCCAACGGCGTGGGCCTGGCCGCCACGCAGGTCAACGTGCACCAGCGCTTGCTGGTGGCCGACATGAGCGACGATCGCAACGAGCCGATGGTGCTGATCAACCCCGAGATCGTCGAGAAGGACGGCCAGCAGGTCTACCAGGAAGGCTGCCTGTCGTTCCCGGGCATCTACGCCGATGTCACCCGCGCCCTGCACGTGAAGGTCCGTGCCCAGGACGCCGACGGCAACCCCGTTCTCGTCGATGTGGAAGGCCCGCTCGCGGTGTGCATCCAGCACGAGATGGACCACCTGGCGGGCAAGGTCTTCGTCGATCACCTGTCGCCGCTCAAACGCGGCATGCTGTTGAAGCGGATGGAAAAGCAGCGCAAGGCCAGCGCCTGA
- the fmt gene encoding methionyl-tRNA formyltransferase — protein MAIRPLRVVFAGTPEFAVPCFDACRASGAEVVAAYTQPDRPAGRGRKLAASPVKEAALAAGVPVEQPESFKAQADRDRLAAYAPDLMVVVAYGLILPRKVLAIPALGCWNVHASLLPRWRGAAPIQRAILAGDAESGVDLMQMEAGLDTGPVLVERRTPIAADDTGGSLHDRLAALGADALVEGLRRTMAGEVLAARAQDDEGVAYAHKLDKAEARLDFTQPADALERKVRAFDPWPVAEAEVAGERLRVWAARAIDGVPGSTPGEVLGASRDGIDIACAQGALRLLAVQRAGGRRIGAADYLNARPELKQARP, from the coding sequence GTGGCCATCCGTCCGTTGCGCGTGGTGTTCGCCGGAACACCCGAATTCGCCGTTCCCTGTTTCGACGCTTGCCGTGCATCGGGCGCCGAGGTCGTGGCCGCCTACACCCAGCCCGACCGCCCCGCCGGCCGTGGCCGCAAGCTGGCGGCCAGCCCGGTCAAGGAAGCGGCGCTGGCGGCCGGCGTACCGGTGGAACAACCCGAATCGTTCAAGGCCCAGGCCGACCGCGATCGCCTGGCCGCCTACGCGCCCGACCTGATGGTCGTGGTCGCCTACGGCCTCATCCTGCCCCGCAAGGTGCTGGCCATCCCCGCGCTGGGCTGTTGGAACGTGCATGCCTCGCTGCTGCCCCGCTGGCGTGGCGCGGCACCCATCCAGCGGGCGATCCTGGCCGGCGATGCCGAATCGGGCGTCGACCTGATGCAGATGGAAGCGGGCCTGGATACCGGCCCGGTGCTGGTCGAACGGCGCACCCCCATCGCGGCGGACGACACCGGCGGCAGCCTGCACGACCGACTCGCGGCCCTGGGCGCGGATGCTCTGGTGGAAGGGCTGCGGCGCACGATGGCCGGCGAGGTCCTTGCGGCCCGTGCCCAGGATGACGAAGGCGTGGCTTACGCCCACAAGCTCGACAAGGCCGAAGCCCGCCTGGATTTCACGCAGCCCGCCGACGCGCTGGAGCGCAAGGTGCGCGCGTTCGATCCCTGGCCGGTGGCCGAGGCCGAGGTGGCCGGCGAGCGCCTGCGCGTCTGGGCGGCACGCGCCATCGACGGCGTTCCGGGCAGCACTCCCGGCGAGGTGCTGGGCGCCTCGCGCGACGGTATCGACATCGCCTGTGCCCAGGGTGCCTTGCGCCTGCTGGCCGTACAGCGCGCCGGCGGTCGCCGGATCGGCGCCGCCGACTATCTCAACGCGCGCCCGGAGCTGAAGCAGGCGCGTCCGTGA
- a CDS encoding LysM peptidoglycan-binding domain-containing protein has product MIKKFAMLLAGMFFTVAVYAAAAQLRPDHPDTYTVRRGDTLWDISARFLSKPWLWPEIWQANPQVRNPHLIYPGDVLNLSMSVGSGPRLSMEPRVRSEGDAVPAIPLADLRMFLKEMRVMGADDVDRLPYLVGFEESHLRASPGNKIYARDLDSALPGQRWAIVRPSNRFRDHGTYAGDKDMLNNPSHGAFVADELDSDASMAPSPWREDSRHDTHTGRGVDRGVEVSVIGTAEVIAVQPEHNVASLVLVDSTQEIRKGDRLMQVDDKPYDPYFYPHAPKGLPRDGRVIGIADGNFAGSRQVVSISAGSADGVDNGTTFTVMDQGEVIPDEVGGNYERRDTSRKVKLPDEFAGHLMVFRTFDHVSYALVMDAYRPIKKGQKLVMPE; this is encoded by the coding sequence ATGATCAAGAAGTTCGCCATGCTGCTCGCCGGCATGTTCTTCACCGTGGCTGTCTACGCCGCGGCTGCCCAGCTACGCCCCGATCATCCGGATACCTACACGGTCCGCCGGGGCGACACGCTGTGGGATATTTCCGCGCGATTCCTGAGCAAACCGTGGTTGTGGCCCGAGATCTGGCAGGCCAATCCCCAGGTCCGCAATCCGCACCTCATCTATCCGGGCGATGTCCTGAACCTGTCGATGTCCGTCGGCAGCGGTCCGCGTCTGAGCATGGAGCCCCGCGTGCGCAGCGAGGGCGACGCCGTTCCCGCCATTCCGCTCGCCGACCTGCGTATGTTCCTCAAGGAAATGCGGGTCATGGGCGCGGACGACGTGGATCGCCTGCCCTACCTGGTCGGCTTCGAGGAGTCGCACCTGCGCGCGTCGCCGGGTAACAAGATCTACGCCCGCGACCTGGATTCGGCCCTGCCGGGCCAGCGCTGGGCCATCGTCCGCCCGTCCAACCGCTTCCGCGACCATGGCACGTATGCCGGCGACAAGGACATGCTCAACAATCCCAGCCACGGCGCCTTCGTGGCCGACGAGCTGGACAGCGACGCCTCGATGGCGCCCAGCCCCTGGCGCGAGGATTCGCGCCACGACACGCACACCGGCCGTGGCGTGGATCGCGGCGTGGAAGTGTCCGTCATCGGCACCGCCGAGGTCATCGCCGTGCAGCCCGAGCACAACGTGGCCAGCCTGGTCCTGGTCGACTCCACGCAGGAGATTCGCAAGGGCGACCGCCTGATGCAGGTGGACGACAAGCCGTACGATCCCTATTTCTACCCGCACGCGCCGAAGGGCCTGCCGCGGGACGGCCGGGTCATCGGCATCGCCGACGGCAATTTCGCCGGCAGCCGCCAGGTGGTGTCCATCTCCGCGGGCTCGGCCGATGGCGTGGATAACGGCACCACCTTCACCGTGATGGATCAGGGTGAGGTCATCCCCGATGAAGTGGGCGGCAACTACGAGCGCCGCGACACCTCCCGCAAGGTCAAGCTGCCGGATGAATTCGCCGGCCACCTCATGGTGTTCCGCACGTTCGACCACGTCAGCTACGCCCTCGTGATGGATGCCTACCGTCCGATCAAGAAGGGCCAGAAACTGGTCATGCCGGAATAA
- a CDS encoding glycosyltransferase: MKLLFTNFHAGDGGGHTTYLIALARGLCGRHEVHVAAPPGSRLNREARLLPGVHVLDQPFPNGLGKLPARLRARRQLSGYLADHRFELVHVNGSADHRLVMSAARGLPRRPPIVLTKHNSKPMTGIGHAWRARAGTDGVIAVCDYVRRQVMASPYARCRVATVFNGVDIDRFAPRPADPALRQAWLAPDGAPGAPVPLLIGSNAGTSRYKGWMDLVEALGSLAPDWRDRLRVVLAGALPDEADRARIQALGLASHVHFAGLLDDVRPLVAALDAGFVLSWDVETISFACREMMAMEKPVLVSDYAGLPENVDEGRDGWVVPARDRQAIAAALRRLVEQRDSLPAMGFAARAHAEAAFGLDRFIDGTEAFYREVRLASLPGAAPA, translated from the coding sequence ATGAAGCTCCTGTTCACCAACTTCCACGCCGGTGACGGCGGCGGGCATACCACCTACCTGATTGCGCTGGCGCGCGGACTGTGCGGTCGCCACGAGGTGCATGTGGCGGCGCCCCCAGGCAGCCGCCTCAACCGCGAAGCCCGGTTGCTGCCCGGTGTGCACGTGCTGGACCAGCCGTTCCCGAACGGCCTGGGCAAGTTGCCCGCACGTCTTCGCGCGCGCCGGCAGTTGTCCGGTTACCTGGCCGACCACCGTTTCGAGCTGGTCCACGTCAATGGCTCCGCCGACCATCGCCTGGTCATGTCGGCGGCTCGCGGCCTGCCGCGCCGGCCGCCCATCGTGCTGACCAAACACAACTCCAAGCCGATGACCGGCATCGGCCATGCCTGGCGGGCGCGGGCCGGTACCGACGGCGTGATCGCCGTATGCGACTACGTGCGGCGCCAGGTCATGGCCTCGCCGTATGCCCGCTGCCGCGTCGCCACCGTGTTCAACGGCGTCGATATCGACCGTTTCGCCCCGCGCCCGGCCGACCCGGCCCTGCGCCAGGCCTGGCTGGCCCCGGACGGTGCGCCCGGCGCGCCGGTGCCGCTGCTGATCGGCAGCAACGCCGGTACGTCGCGCTATAAGGGCTGGATGGACCTGGTCGAGGCGCTGGGGTCGCTGGCACCGGACTGGCGCGATCGTCTGCGCGTGGTGCTGGCCGGTGCGCTGCCCGACGAGGCGGACCGCGCCCGTATCCAGGCCCTGGGGCTGGCCTCGCACGTGCACTTTGCCGGACTGTTGGACGACGTGCGGCCGCTGGTGGCGGCCCTCGACGCAGGTTTCGTACTGTCCTGGGACGTGGAGACCATTTCCTTCGCCTGCCGAGAGATGATGGCGATGGAAAAACCGGTGCTGGTCAGCGATTACGCGGGCCTGCCCGAGAACGTCGATGAAGGCCGCGACGGCTGGGTCGTGCCGGCGCGGGATCGCCAGGCCATCGCCGCAGCGCTGCGCCGGCTGGTGGAACAGCGCGACAGCCTGCCGGCGATGGGCTTCGCGGCGCGTGCCCATGCGGAAGCCGCGTTCGGCCTCGATCGCTTCATCGACGGCACCGAGGCGTTCTATCGCGAGGTCAGGCTGGCCAGCCTGCCGGGTGCGGCACCGGCCTGA
- a CDS encoding AMP-binding protein: MSTACELSGRENAPSLPLLIGAPSRVVAWRDGRPVTVSTFLAHVCQVAALLPEAGSAVNLCEDRYAFLVAFAALIVRGQTNLLPPSRATHAVDEVMASHAGSYAIGERLLDPSPAGYVCMPVLDDAASSSDPVPAIPADAVVAIGYTSGSTGKPKPNVKTWGSFAASNAGNAGMLVGTIGRAFDVVATVPPQHMYGMEMSVVMPLLSEVSVHSGRPFFPADVATALASMPEPRVLVTTPVHLRALVESGVTLPGLAAFVSATAPMPVELARAAEARFGAPLHEVFGSTETCVFASRRTATDDHWSLYHGVTLHPQPDGTLVDAPQLAEPIALADIVTLHDEGRRFQLRGRNTDLLEIAGKRASLGDLNRRLLDIDGVQDGVLFQLDDADASGIRRIAGLVVAPAMTEQAVMAALRRSMDPVFLPRPLRLVDALPRNETGKLPRGPLLQMLAARG; the protein is encoded by the coding sequence GTGTCGACCGCTTGCGAACTCTCCGGCCGTGAAAACGCGCCCAGCCTGCCGCTGCTGATCGGCGCGCCCTCGCGCGTGGTCGCCTGGCGCGACGGTCGCCCCGTCACCGTGTCGACCTTCCTGGCCCATGTGTGCCAGGTGGCCGCGCTGCTTCCCGAGGCGGGCAGTGCCGTCAACCTCTGCGAGGACCGCTACGCGTTCCTTGTCGCCTTCGCGGCACTGATCGTGCGCGGCCAGACCAACCTGCTGCCACCCTCGCGCGCCACGCATGCCGTGGATGAAGTGATGGCCAGCCATGCCGGCTCGTACGCCATCGGCGAGCGGCTGCTGGATCCTTCGCCGGCCGGCTACGTGTGCATGCCCGTGCTGGACGATGCCGCATCGTCGTCCGATCCCGTGCCCGCGATCCCCGCCGATGCGGTGGTTGCGATCGGGTACACCTCCGGATCCACCGGCAAGCCGAAGCCCAACGTGAAGACGTGGGGCAGCTTCGCCGCCAGCAACGCCGGTAACGCCGGCATGCTCGTGGGCACCATCGGTCGCGCCTTCGATGTGGTGGCCACGGTGCCCCCGCAGCACATGTACGGCATGGAGATGTCGGTGGTGATGCCGCTGCTGTCGGAAGTCAGCGTGCACTCGGGTCGTCCCTTCTTTCCCGCCGACGTCGCCACCGCCCTGGCCTCGATGCCCGAGCCCCGGGTGCTGGTGACCACGCCGGTGCACCTGCGCGCGCTGGTGGAGTCCGGCGTCACGTTGCCCGGCCTTGCCGCCTTCGTTTCCGCCACGGCGCCGATGCCGGTGGAGCTCGCCCGCGCCGCGGAGGCACGTTTCGGCGCGCCGTTGCACGAGGTGTTCGGCTCCACCGAGACCTGCGTCTTCGCCAGCCGCCGCACGGCGACCGACGATCACTGGTCGCTGTACCACGGCGTCACCCTGCACCCGCAGCCGGACGGTACGCTGGTCGATGCGCCGCAGCTGGCGGAGCCGATCGCCCTGGCGGACATCGTCACGCTGCACGACGAGGGACGCCGCTTCCAGCTTCGCGGCCGCAACACCGACCTGCTGGAGATCGCGGGCAAGCGCGCCTCGCTGGGCGACCTCAACCGCCGGCTGCTCGACATCGACGGCGTCCAGGACGGCGTGCTGTTCCAGCTCGACGACGCGGACGCCTCGGGTATCCGCCGCATCGCCGGGTTGGTGGTCGCGCCGGCCATGACCGAGCAGGCCGTGATGGCGGCGCTGCGTCGCTCGATGGACCCGGTGTTCCTGCCGCGCCCGTTGCGCCTGGTGGATGCCTTGCCGCGCAACGAGACCGGCAAGCTGCCGCGGGGCCCGCTATTGCAGATGCTGGCGGCGCGCGGCTGA